A single region of the Oncorhynchus gorbuscha isolate QuinsamMale2020 ecotype Even-year unplaced genomic scaffold, OgorEven_v1.0 Un_scaffold_5110, whole genome shotgun sequence genome encodes:
- the LOC124028954 gene encoding uncharacterized protein LOC124028954, whose translation DCSTGGVSQSNSEASGPLGTIQTVGNLHRVSLTTHNNTGLWEINLNSLESYSLKVIGQSSVNFGYHFVEAFGGAHGDFGLKEGRPLTGDNITLLVSVTGGDSVTVTAVALVEALGSGRRGLPGYRGQSPTGEFVVRLRGESNSATTKSSPSLFQRQASTQIKTSSISVTAQADSTLEPGSTISVPFTVAMANGTGGAFTVRATNDRGFTSSFPASVSIVTGEGVANGTVTLTAPASTPSGTDVTLTIEAESAGAADLNYVILRLSVVSKMTDFTPPQCGVVSVSSNCPADCGASYWQLSANLTDGANGTGIDRVTLRQGNGTLNTSTEVGIGART comes from the exons gTGACTGTTCTACAGGAG gtGTGTCTCAGAGTAACAGTGAGGCCAGCGGTCCTCTGGGGACCATCCAGACTGTAGGGAACCTACACCGCGTCTCTCTGaccacacacaacaacacaggatTATGGGAAATCAATCTTAACTCCCTAGAGTCTTACTCACTGAAGGTCATAG GTCAGAGCTCTGTTAATTTCGGCTACCATTTCGTGGAGGCTTTTGGCGGTGCTCATGGAGACTTTGGCCTCAAAGAGGGCCGTCCTCTCACAG gCGATAACATAACCCTGCTGGTGTCTGTGACGGGGGGTGACTCTGTCACTGTGACGGCGGTGGCCCTGGTCGAGGCCTTGGGGTCAGG GCGGCGGGGACTTCCTGGTTACCGTGGCCAGAGTCCCACAGGGGAGTTTGTGGTGCGTCTGAGGGGAGAGAGCAATAGCGCCACCACCAAATCATCACCTAGCCTCTTCCAGAGACAGGCCTCCACTCAGATAAAGACTTCCAGCATCTCTGTTACG GCCCAGGCTGACAGTACTCTAGAACCCGGTTCTACCATCTCTGTCCCCTTCACCGTGGCAATGGCCAACGGAACAGGAGGAGCTTTTACCGTCCGAGCCACGAACGACCGCGGCTTCACTTCCTCCTTCCCCGCCAGTGTCTCCATTGTGACCGGAGAGGGAGTGGCCAACGGTACGGTGACTCTCACGGCGCCCGCCAGCACCCCATCGGGAACGGACGTCACCTTGACCATCGAGGCAGAGTCCGCTGGAGCAGCAGACTTGAACTACGTCATCCTGCGTCTCTCTGTTGTCAGCAAG ATGACAGATTTCACTCCTCCCCAGTGTGGGGTGGTCAGCGTCTCGTCCAACTGCCCGGCTGACTGCGGTGCCTCTTACTGGCAGCTCTCTGCCAACCTGACCGATGGTGCCAACGGGACTGGCATCGACCGAGTCACCCTGCGCCAGGGCAACGGGACCCTGAACACTTCTACAGAGGTGGGCATCGGGGCGAGAACGTGA